In Candidatus Poribacteria bacterium, the following are encoded in one genomic region:
- a CDS encoding ABC transporter permease subunit — protein sequence MLWTIVRREITANILSFRFLMGLLIYFSLIVTNLFVLTRGYEDRLQSYQTALRENENQIKQVEKYSEFGQIGQTRRLKCDRKPKLLSIFNEGMDKRKGNSVAVAHGSVPAIAEQHGSDNPYLNIFSSIDFTVICQVVMSLLALLFSYDAISREKEAGTLSLALSCAIPRPMLLLGKYIAGMVSISLPLVASFVAGLLVIQFSPYVSFSSSDWIRILLIFLVSMLYVSLFFLVGLFLSTRTHRASITLMFSMCVWVFFVLIVPNLTVLWVEHASPIQSERSSKTQADELWTEFETKVREYLKKHGVENAWDHAKPGGLGLSSDRSSYGSGETIGMSRFANEDGIPFIQEFYGFKENLRAQYADKVWQIRKAYLDENPNRQSLLALNISRISPTAVYYNAAAILAETDLGSFWQFMEQTRHYRREWVEYLRDEKIFSSRRWFTTESEEPFDLSGIPRFKEQSEGIGGSLQRAVPDIMILTVLNILFFMGAFISFLRYDVI from the coding sequence ATGCTTTGGACAATTGTTAGAAGAGAAATCACAGCAAATATCCTGAGTTTCAGATTCCTCATGGGATTGCTCATCTATTTTTCTCTGATTGTGACGAATCTTTTCGTTTTGACCAGAGGTTACGAGGATAGACTGCAAAGTTACCAAACGGCTCTCCGAGAAAATGAAAACCAGATAAAACAGGTCGAGAAATACTCTGAATTCGGGCAAATCGGGCAAACTCGTAGGCTGAAGTGTGATCGGAAACCGAAACTGTTGAGTATCTTCAACGAAGGTATGGACAAAAGGAAAGGCAATTCGGTAGCGGTGGCGCACGGCTCTGTTCCTGCCATTGCTGAACAACACGGCTCTGATAATCCCTATCTGAACATTTTTTCCTCTATTGACTTCACGGTTATCTGCCAAGTTGTAATGAGTCTGCTGGCACTACTTTTCTCCTACGACGCGATATCGCGGGAGAAGGAAGCAGGAACCTTGAGTTTAGCACTCTCTTGTGCGATTCCGAGACCGATGTTGCTGTTGGGAAAGTACATTGCGGGGATGGTATCTATTTCTCTACCTCTTGTTGCGAGTTTTGTGGCGGGTTTATTGGTGATACAATTTTCCCCTTATGTCTCCTTTAGCAGTTCGGATTGGATACGGATATTGTTAATCTTTCTGGTATCCATGCTTTACGTTTCGCTCTTTTTTCTTGTTGGACTTTTCCTGTCCACTCGGACCCACCGAGCCTCTATCACGCTGATGTTCTCAATGTGCGTCTGGGTGTTTTTCGTGCTTATCGTTCCAAATTTAACAGTTTTATGGGTGGAACATGCGAGTCCAATTCAATCGGAACGATCGTCCAAAACGCAGGCGGATGAGCTGTGGACGGAATTCGAGACTAAGGTTAGAGAGTATTTGAAAAAACACGGTGTTGAAAATGCTTGGGATCATGCCAAACCTGGGGGGCTGGGCTTAAGCTCAGACAGAAGTTCTTATGGCAGCGGAGAGACCATTGGGATGAGCCGTTTTGCAAACGAGGACGGTATACCGTTTATCCAAGAATTTTATGGATTCAAGGAGAATCTCCGAGCGCAATATGCGGATAAGGTATGGCAAATACGTAAAGCGTATCTCGACGAGAATCCGAACCGACAGTCTCTATTGGCACTGAATATATCTCGTATATCTCCGACTGCGGTTTACTATAACGCTGCTGCCATCCTTGCAGAAACAGATTTGGGAAGTTTCTGGCAGTTTATGGAGCAGACTCGACACTATCGCCGTGAATGGGTTGAGTATCTGAGAGATGAAAAAATATTTTCTTCCCGTAGGTGGTTCACGACCGAATCTGAGGAACCTTTCGATCTGAGCGGAATCCCCAGATTTAAGGAACAGAGCGAAGGGATCGGCGGTAGCCTCCAACGCGCAGTACCAGATATCATGATACTCACGGTATTAAACATCTTGTTCTTTATGGGAGCATTCATCTCATTCCTGCGCTACGATGTTATATAG
- a CDS encoding phytanoyl-CoA dioxygenase family protein has translation MLSEQQVKHFHTLGFLVFRQVFNQDELHIIHEEFEAAMASAYRHAPFDGTHRHWLPMMGPETPFFANLPEDARFCGVAEQLYGDDVFFVVSDANRYVGNTSWHPDHNVDPTKDCYGVKFAYYLEPVDAESGALRLIPGSHKNPFHTDLRENLNELDLEVCDVPGYVCKSEPGDVVAFDMRCWHASWGGSDDRRMCTIVYYNNPKTPVENAATRDRARSNAKSPEHFNRPGEPLYDPHWVANPGGSEKRQRWIDRLRALGFLDTV, from the coding sequence ATGCTTTCAGAACAGCAAGTCAAGCATTTTCACACCTTGGGATTCCTCGTTTTTCGACAGGTGTTCAACCAAGACGAACTGCACATAATACACGAGGAGTTTGAAGCGGCGATGGCATCTGCGTATCGCCACGCCCCCTTTGATGGAACGCACCGACATTGGCTACCGATGATGGGACCCGAAACACCGTTCTTCGCGAACCTGCCGGAAGACGCGCGGTTCTGCGGGGTGGCAGAGCAACTCTACGGTGACGATGTCTTTTTCGTCGTTTCGGATGCGAACCGTTACGTGGGCAATACAAGTTGGCATCCCGACCATAACGTTGATCCAACCAAGGATTGCTACGGGGTGAAATTCGCGTATTACCTTGAACCCGTTGACGCGGAAAGCGGCGCATTACGACTAATTCCCGGCTCTCACAAAAATCCATTTCACACCGATCTACGGGAAAATCTGAACGAGTTGGATCTGGAGGTTTGTGACGTTCCGGGGTATGTTTGCAAATCTGAACCGGGGGATGTGGTTGCTTTCGATATGCGGTGTTGGCATGCCAGCTGGGGTGGCAGCGATGACCGTCGAATGTGCACTATTGTTTACTATAACAATCCGAAAACGCCAGTAGAAAATGCTGCCACACGCGACCGCGCCCGTAGCAATGCGAAGAGTCCCGAACATTTTAACCGCCCGGGCGAGCCGCTCTACGATCCACACTGGGTCGCAAACCCAGGGGGCAGTGAAAAACGGCAGCGTTGGATTGATCGGTTACGTGCGTTGGGATTTTTAGATACGGTTTAA
- a CDS encoding RNA polymerase sigma factor — translation MTNEDVGLVRHALAGDETAFATLVEKYQKQVHALAWRTIGDFHIAQDIMQETFLKAYQKLATLEDPQRFSGWLNAIATRRCLAWFREKRLSSELAENINIAMRHDDPYSGYLAGEQAKEASQELREIVKKWLTKLRESERTVVTLHYFDGMSCEEIAAFLDVTTNTIKSRLNRARNRLKKNEPLIQSMLDDFQTFSTLSEVAKMERSIKVNFNAATESGNQSGHGRVSLIRKDALLQFKSFNCGWEGESRFECVLTALFGTAITPSVLRFPIVVGDTWTQEGFWNSQVKTILDGYEQVEVPAGVFPMCLRHKSVLTDIDLPSQNNLTIITNEKHYEPSDRQMSPFVNGTRYLWFAKGVGLVKTRYEHANGITTKIELMEYRTPGKTEEYLPLQIGSTYTYKSRSSYLDETVTERWRVTENF, via the coding sequence ATGACAAACGAGGATGTTGGCTTGGTTCGCCATGCCCTTGCAGGTGACGAAACAGCTTTTGCGACGTTGGTGGAGAAGTACCAAAAACAGGTTCACGCGCTCGCGTGGCGCACAATTGGAGACTTCCACATTGCCCAAGATATTATGCAGGAGACCTTCCTAAAGGCTTATCAGAAGCTTGCCACTCTGGAGGATCCACAGCGATTTTCTGGGTGGCTTAACGCCATTGCCACACGCCGTTGTCTTGCGTGGTTCCGTGAGAAACGCTTGAGTTCCGAACTTGCTGAGAACATAAACATCGCTATGAGACACGACGACCCGTATTCTGGGTATCTCGCTGGAGAGCAAGCGAAAGAGGCATCACAAGAGTTACGCGAAATTGTTAAAAAATGGCTCACGAAATTACGGGAAAGTGAACGCACTGTCGTTACCCTCCACTATTTCGATGGAATGTCCTGTGAGGAGATCGCTGCTTTTTTAGATGTAACTACCAATACGATAAAAAGTCGACTCAACCGCGCACGAAATAGACTAAAGAAGAACGAACCACTGATTCAATCAATGCTCGATGATTTTCAAACGTTCTCGACACTAAGCGAGGTAGCTAAGATGGAACGAAGTATAAAGGTAAACTTTAATGCTGCCACCGAAAGTGGCAATCAATCAGGGCATGGAAGGGTCTCCTTAATCAGAAAGGATGCACTTTTGCAATTTAAGAGCTTTAATTGCGGTTGGGAAGGAGAGAGTCGATTTGAATGTGTGCTAACAGCCTTGTTCGGAACGGCTATTACGCCTTCCGTTCTCAGATTCCCCATAGTTGTAGGCGATACTTGGACTCAGGAAGGGTTTTGGAATTCGCAGGTGAAAACGATCTTGGATGGTTACGAACAAGTGGAAGTTCCCGCCGGTGTTTTCCCTATGTGTCTCAGGCATAAAAGTGTCCTTACCGACATTGATTTGCCTTCACAGAACAACCTGACTATCATTACTAACGAAAAACACTATGAACCGAGTGACAGACAAATGAGCCCGTTTGTTAACGGCACGCGCTATTTGTGGTTTGCTAAAGGGGTTGGGCTTGTGAAAACGCGTTATGAGCATGCCAACGGCATCACAACAAAGATAGAATTAATGGAATATAGAACCCCAGGCAAGACAGAAGAATATCTGCCTTTGCAAATTGGTTCTACGTACACATATAAATCGCGTAGTTCCTATCTCGACGAAACGGTTACTGAAAGGTGGCGAGTCACAGAAAACTTTTGA
- a CDS encoding dehydrogenase produces the protein MNTSVFRVGVTSDFLGPDGTCDLDDIADPLFDEAGLHWEYIAENTPVLQAAQVQDYDALLVLGAGITAETFTNADRLAVIARFGVGYDKVDVAACTENGVLLTIAPDGVRRPVATSIMTLVLSLSHQLLIKDRLIRAGGWRNTQNYRGMGLVGRTLGLVGMGNIGKEAFKLAKPFGMRHITYDPYITPADAAEVDVEPVDLDTLMRTADFVCVCCPLNEETHGLIDARRIGLMKPTAYLINTARGPIVDQKALTEALQNRRIQGAGLDVFEQEPIDDDDPLLSLDNVIVTPHSICWTDECFEGNAKSACGSIIRVASGKMPSWIVNREVIDSPKLQQKLGR, from the coding sequence ATGAACACATCCGTATTTCGTGTAGGTGTCACGAGCGACTTCTTAGGACCCGATGGCACCTGCGATTTAGATGACATTGCGGATCCGCTTTTCGACGAAGCGGGTCTGCACTGGGAATATATTGCAGAGAATACACCGGTATTGCAAGCCGCACAAGTGCAGGATTATGACGCGCTTTTAGTATTAGGCGCGGGTATCACGGCAGAAACGTTCACAAACGCTGACAGGTTGGCTGTTATCGCTCGTTTCGGTGTCGGATATGATAAGGTGGACGTGGCGGCTTGTACCGAAAATGGTGTGTTGCTAACGATTGCCCCTGATGGTGTTCGGCGCCCTGTTGCGACTTCCATCATGACCTTGGTCCTCTCCTTGAGCCACCAGTTGCTGATAAAGGACAGACTTATCCGTGCGGGGGGCTGGAGAAACACGCAAAACTATAGAGGCATGGGGTTAGTCGGTAGGACGTTGGGGCTTGTCGGTATGGGTAATATCGGGAAAGAGGCGTTTAAATTGGCAAAACCTTTCGGGATGCGCCATATCACCTATGACCCGTACATCACACCTGCTGACGCGGCAGAAGTCGATGTGGAGCCTGTCGATCTGGATACCTTGATGCGAACTGCTGATTTTGTGTGTGTCTGCTGCCCGTTAAATGAAGAGACACACGGACTCATTGACGCGAGACGTATCGGGCTGATGAAGCCGACGGCTTATCTGATTAACACCGCACGCGGTCCTATCGTTGATCAGAAGGCACTCACAGAAGCACTTCAGAATCGACGGATTCAGGGCGCAGGACTCGACGTCTTTGAACAGGAACCCATTGACGACGACGATCCGCTTTTAAGTCTGGACAATGTTATCGTAACCCCGCACAGCATCTGCTGGACGGATGAATGCTTTGAAGGCAATGCCAAGAGTGCGTGTGGGAGTATTATCAGGGTGGCTTCTGGGAAAATGCCGTCATGGATTGTAAATCGCGAGGTTATAGATAGCCCGAAACTCCAGCAGAAGTTAGGGCGTTGA
- a CDS encoding phytanoyl-CoA dioxygenase family protein codes for MKVDQQQFREEGYNILRSVVPKAELEPLRRSIEHMVARRKELSAQRRFPTDPQGGDWESSAQPRLKFDTDCDERSGSAIEFLLHENTLGVSQQLMKAEHVVPHQFACICSGNHDAGPMRWHRDVGPGDPAPLWGMISNMEHHGPSYLQWNIALYDDSVFWIVPRSHRRINTEAEHRQLAENPSVPLPGGIPVELNAGDGVVYTHLLLHWGSYYSSKMRRTLHPGYRPLGFAALPNVHWRHWEPGFYHHLSNTAREQFEAWDALFFQEFDRIAAIFHAIINKAADRFRAELELLHPSPHERMVSVVMLSKLAGKLYNLKHTTANPASLWGNGRDITYLGNHFTPEQATELWGRFRILDEKLKLPEETYQPGFQRMSDYNPNDMPTDFSVEDFIISWANESVPVDS; via the coding sequence ATGAAAGTCGATCAGCAACAGTTCAGAGAAGAGGGGTACAATATTCTGCGATCCGTCGTGCCGAAGGCAGAACTGGAACCGTTGCGTCGTAGTATCGAGCACATGGTTGCTCGAAGAAAGGAACTTTCTGCGCAACGCCGTTTTCCTACCGATCCACAAGGTGGCGATTGGGAAAGTTCTGCACAACCGCGCTTGAAGTTTGATACCGACTGTGATGAGAGGTCTGGCTCCGCAATCGAATTTCTGCTTCATGAAAATACGCTCGGCGTTAGCCAGCAGTTGATGAAAGCAGAACACGTTGTGCCGCATCAATTCGCCTGCATCTGTAGCGGGAATCACGATGCTGGTCCGATGCGCTGGCACCGCGACGTTGGTCCCGGTGACCCTGCCCCGTTGTGGGGAATGATTTCAAACATGGAACACCACGGACCGAGTTATCTTCAGTGGAATATCGCCTTATACGACGATAGCGTATTCTGGATTGTCCCGCGCAGCCATCGTCGGATTAATACCGAGGCAGAGCACCGACAACTCGCGGAAAATCCGTCTGTTCCATTGCCGGGTGGGATACCGGTCGAACTGAATGCCGGGGATGGGGTCGTGTATACACACCTATTGCTGCACTGGGGAAGTTATTACAGCAGCAAGATGCGGCGTACACTTCATCCGGGTTACCGTCCATTGGGATTTGCGGCTTTGCCCAATGTGCATTGGCGACACTGGGAACCGGGATTCTATCATCATCTCTCAAATACAGCACGCGAACAGTTCGAGGCATGGGACGCGCTCTTCTTTCAGGAATTCGACCGGATAGCCGCTATCTTCCATGCTATCATTAACAAAGCGGCGGACCGATTTCGTGCTGAACTCGAGTTGTTGCATCCCTCACCACATGAGCGAATGGTGAGTGTTGTTATGCTTTCAAAATTGGCGGGCAAACTCTATAACTTGAAGCATACAACTGCCAATCCCGCCTCTTTATGGGGCAATGGTCGAGACATCACCTATCTTGGAAATCACTTTACGCCTGAACAGGCAACCGAACTTTGGGGACGATTCCGGATACTTGACGAAAAGTTAAAACTCCCAGAGGAGACATATCAGCCCGGCTTCCAACGGATGTCTGACTATAATCCAAACGATATGCCTACAGATTTCAGCGTCGAGGATTTTATTATCAGTTGGGCAAATGAATCAGTCCCTGTTGATTCGTAA